One Stigmatopora argus isolate UIUO_Sarg chromosome 19, RoL_Sarg_1.0, whole genome shotgun sequence genomic window, AGGAAGGTCAAAGTCGGCCGAGGACTTTTTATTTTGTGGCTTTTTCGCGTTTAATTTGGCCTCCGCTCAAGCTTATTATCGGCGGGCGCTAACGCAAGGGCAGCCTTTGCAATATCCACTTTGCAATTTTCTTATTCACGTCTCGTCAAAGACGcgaacagagagagggggggggaagagaaaaaaaggaaaaaaaagtataaaataggCTTCAGGGTCTGCCGCGTAGTGCCGCCGACCGACGTCCGTTTGGTCCGTCTCTACTTGGCAAAAGGGGTTCAATAAGATGGAGAATGCGTCATTTTGCACTTCCCTTATTAAATCTacatgtcaaaaatgtttattcatttgtacTCTGTAATTATACAGCACATTGTTTCATGCTAGCCTAACTTAAGCTAACAGTGCGTCAcaattttactttatttgaCGCTATTGAGGCAGTGCCTGGCGGGCGAGTGGGCAGCGCGTCGCCGTGccggggtcatgggttcgatcccagctcaatgtggagtttgcgtgtttaCCCCGGCtcgcgtggcttttctccggtttatgccccaaaaaatgcacaattgtATGCTAAAGTATCCCTGGTGATTGGTCATTTGTCTTCTCgacccctgcgattggccggccacccgTTCAGGGCGGTGCccttagttggctgggatgggctccggcaccccccaccaccctcgccaggagaaaatgaatgaacgaattaaCGTTATTTATTTGTACTATTACACGTCCTTCTCTAAAATATCGGATTTACGTATCCTAAcggccatttttctttcttacgCGGTACGCGAGTGTCTAAAATGCCAGAAAATGCCCTAAATGCCATTCAAAGCGTTTAATGAGATCTTTTAATCAACATTGGCGGCGGGGCCAGCCACGCAAACAAACACGGCGAGGAGGCACGCCAGGCATCCTCCCTGGCGGCGGGCGGCTCTTTAACGAGCCCGACGGACGTCCGCCGAGAGCGTCCGCTATGCCCATTATGCCCGCTATGCCGGCGGGAATGCGGACAATCCCGGGCCGCTCCCGGGCGCCGTAAACGCGCTGATTAACACGTCGCTTAGAGGGAAACGAAGACGATAGCCTCGAcacacgttttttttcccccacgctCGAGCGGACAATGGCTTTCTCGCAACTAGAATAAGTTTCTGTCGTCCAGAAATGTCTGAATATGAACTATACTTTGCATCACCAATTATGTATTTGATGAAACTAGTCAATGGTTTTTAAATCTGAATTATGGAATTAGGGTGTGAATGGGTTCGCATTTTTGTCGAAAtcctatttttgtttgtttcaataAACAGGCTATTTATGTTTGTATGGCACAACCTGGGCACGTTATTTTGGGAGTAACTCTATTTCAATTATTCTATCATCCGTTTGAACGTGAATGCATTCGGCGGCAAACGCTTGCTGGCGCAAATTTCGGTGGGAAATGGAGGGTCACGGTCGGGTCATTCCTATCCTGCGGCTGAACAAAacgaaaaaagaagaagaatgagGACGAGCGCGCGCACCTGCTTGGTGGGGGAGGGGTGCCGGAGCTAAAATAAAGACGGCAAAACGAAGGCCGACATGACCCACGATCCTCGTCGGGCAATTTCTGTCATCGCCCGCTGCGGACGAGGATCAAATTAgaaggagccaaaatggccaccgcGAGTTTCATTTTGTTAATTAGATAAACGCAGTCGCCGCacttaagaaatattttttatttatttttgcacgaCTTGAAAATGTCCGTTTTTGCCTTTTAGAACtgaacaaatgacaaaaataaccCACGTTTTAGCCACCAAcgtaaactggaaaaaaaaaaatgtttgtattcCGAGGACACTAATGTTAACGCCACGTGTTTCTGCCGGCTCCAAACGGCTTGGACGTCAGTGAGTTGTTTTTTGCCACGCGTCCTCCGCCCTCGAGTCGCGGGGAGGCGGAGCCCGCGACGGGACGGAAGCTGGAGCGCGCACGAGtcccgggcgggcgggcgggcgtccGTCCGGCCCCCTTTTTAGCAGATGGGAGGGGAGGAGGGCGTCAGTTAAGGGTGGGCTCAGTTTGGCGGAGAAGAAGGAGAAGCGGCGCGCGTGTCTCCGGACGAGGCCCCGGCCCCCCGACGTGATCCCACCACAATTCCAGCATCCCGGCATCCCACCATGAGCCGCTTGGACGTCATGTACCAGGTGCTGGGAGCGCAGCCGTACTTTAGCCCGTACTCGCcctaccaccatcaccaccaccaccaccaccatcaccagcaGCAGgtaactttttttccttcaattgGTTTCACTTGGTGGTGTTCTTCTTATTTCTTGCATGTGTTTTGGACTCTTTCAAATTAGAGTTCTTCTTTGAGCGTTTCTGAGCCCACGGAAATCTCTGTCCGGCGCAACTCACGAAAGCTTTGGAAAAGCTGCGTAATTGCGGACGTCCTCGTCCTAAATTGGAAGACCTTTGCGGCTTTGGAAAGTGgactgaaaatggatgaatttctccgtattcatttttaaaatggattggattctTGTCAAGACATAGCATAGCCCATAACATTTCAATAATATTCTCAGATGCCCtttgaaagtcttttttttttgtttcttctcattttttgaatacatttgatTCTCGTTCATATTTATTCATCATCCTCTTGTAAATAGTTGATTTTTactccattattttttttagtatgtaTAATGAGGTGAAGTAAAAAGCAACTATTCTCTGTTCTAAGTCtaaattccttttttaatttattcctcATTGGAAACTGTTCTCTGTTCTGTAGTTGGACGCCGCATTCAtttggtgtgtgtttatgttttgtttggttgtttttcttccaGAAGCCGTCCTCGGACGCTAAAACCACCGGCGCGCAAGGTACGGAGAGcggggtgccccccgcctccactgtcgccaccgccaccgccaccatcAAGGAGGAGGACAAGGATCCGCCCCCGGGGACTCAGTACCTGAACGCCCGCTGCGTCCTCTTCACTTACTTCCACGGGGACATCGGCGGCGTGGTGGACCAGCACTTCAGTCGCGCCCTCAGCCTGCACGCCTCCTCCGTCTACCCCCCCAAAGCCCCCagaggtgaaaaaaaatcacattgaataataattcaaatattGAATTTGCCCTCTTGTGGCATGGAGgccattatcattattattttgcgTGAAATATTGTGAAAACGGCAGCGTTGAATATGTTTACAATCCAGTGCGGCTTATTGTGTTTGAATGAGCTGGGTGGGTGTGGCTTGAAGTCTTCTGCTTACCATATAGAACTattttcattttgacatttttttcccccccaattcCTCGTTCCGTTTTTCAGACGGCTGCTTCCCGATGAGCCAGCGAAATTTCCCGCCGTCGTTCTGGAACAGTCCGCACGCCTCCGCCACCCACTCAGAACTGGCCTTGGCAGCGGCGGGGGAGGCCTAcgggccgccgccaccgccaccgccctTGCACGGCCACCCCGACGCCTGGCACCCGCACGCCTACGCGCTGAGCGCCCAGGGTTCGGGGTACCCGCGACCCGAGGTGTACGGCGCGGCGTTCGATCCCCGCTACGGCTCGCTGCTGGTGCCGTCCGTGCGGCCCCACCACCGGTCCGGCGACCCCGGCGGCAAAGGGGAGCCCGCCTGGAGCCCCGCCTTCTCTGGGGAAATGGGAGTGAACGCGGACGCGGGTGAGTCGgctacctttttatttttaagcagCTTTTTTTTGGCGTATTCAGTTGAATTTTTGGGCAGTTTTGTTGTttgcattttaatcatttctcaaagcgtttaaaacaaaacaacactgTAAAATGATCATTCAAAATGATgatgaaattgaaaaataagatTTCAAAGAATGAATAGTGAGTGACTCCTTAGCATCTTGCGATAAGTCATCTTAAAATGTCACCATTAATCAAATGGATTGATTTTAAATCACTGAGCAAATGACATCTTCAAGTATATTTTGTCGCTCACCCCAGGAATGAAAAGAAGGCACCCCAAAATCtttggacggacggacggacggacgcgaggcggctcggctcggctcggcttACGCGCGCGCAGCTGTCGCtgtggcttttctttttttgacggCTGccgtttgtctttctttttttcaggtcCGCCGACGCAGGACAAGAGCAAGGACTTGTACTGGTTCTAGACCACCCGCCCCTATCGcccgtcaaaaaaaaaaacagacgccGTCCGGAGGTACGTCAGCCAACAAAACACGTCggaccctttttttttctcgccccAGTCGACGTCTTTGGGCCTCCCAATCCACCCACtgacatttccatatttttttgcgCTCTACCGTATGGAACCACGGCGTCACTCACCACTGACTTTTGGAGTTTTGAGAGCCAGGGCCGTTAACGGGCCGTTAAGGCCGAGCGAGTTGGACGCATAAATCGACTTTTCGGACACGTCGATCCAATAGTTTTCGTGCTCTTTCGGGCCTCTATTTACTTTGTGGTCAcccatttcaatgtttttgtttgtggctTTGGCGGGActctttccaaaaaaaaaaaaaagaaatccgtGTCATGAAAGCGGGTCAGATGGAGCGAAGGGGCGGAGTCTCCGCGGGGCTATTTGGGGGGCCCGTGCAGCTGTCCACGACAACTGCCCGGcgacactcactctctctccgtTTCCGTCTCCGTCCTTTAACGCGCGtccatattttaatatatttccaAAAGTGTTGTCGCGTGGCACGTTCGTGTTGCTTTATTGACTCAATAAATCAAGCAATGGTGACTTGGTGGCGTGGTCAGTTCGGAACCGAATGTCTTTTTCAATAGGATTTGAAAAtcatttcgattttttttttaaacccggcACATCACCGGCATTGTTCCGTATAGTATCCGCTACCGCTAACGACATAGGACTCAAATCGTATGCGCGTGGTATTTCAAAACTGTGAAATTTTACCACTTTGACCTTGTACATGTcttgtgtatgtgtaaatatacTTGTATATTATGTACTTAGGCTTTTTTGTCAATATTGCGATTCATGTTAGTTTGAGTTCAACGTACTTTGTGTAATACGTAGCTAAATGAAGCGCGCGTAACGTCATACAAAATACAATCTGGTAATGTTACCACTTTGTTCtcgtactttttttttgtcatcattaTTACAACTTGTCTGATGTGAAGATGACTTTTTGTGATATTGCAACTTTTTACCTGTGATTTTATTCTATGGAgactttttaatcctttttttgtttgtgttttgtttttttgccgccGCCCCTAATATTCCATCTCATGCACTAATCTTCCGAAACAACAGAACTTGTCACCTTGCCGCCTTTTGTGTGTTTCCGGGTGGGCTTTTAGCTTGCGGCGCTCTCTTTGAAAGCTTCTCGGCCGTGAAAGCGCGATCGGGTTTCTTccccccgcccgcccgccgacgGAGCGGAACGCCACCACCGtcttattttcttcatttccaGGAGAACTCCGTCTCCCCCGTCCTTACCCGTGTCGTCGCTCGCTATCCAAGTGGCGCAATACTAAAAAGAAACGGCGTTCTGATGCACGATGGACTTACCCAAGATGTCAATAAACGGATCTTTTAAAGACACGAGCGGTCTTTAAATGGTCGGGGCAACGCCAAGTCTTTTTGCGCTCCTGCCTTGAATTGCACTGACAAATtgtccaattgtttttttttttcagcccaAAATTGGTTTCGATTCCACACTTGAAATAACGGAAGTGGCTAACTCTTCGTTTTCTCGCCTGCTGAAAAGAGAGAGGCGGGAAGcgtcaacaaacaaaaaaaaaccttggtaACCTGAGCGGAAAGTCCGGCCCCCCCACAAGTGTCAACAGGTAGCGTCAAGCCCGAGGCCCTTTGTTTGCGCCCCCAAAAAAGCGGAGGATTTTCCACAACTCTTGTTGGAATGTTTGCAAAAGTAGCCCCAAGGTGAAAGATCAGGGAAGCTTTGGCGTTTTAATCCCCAAAAGTCACCAGGTCAAAATATTGAgctatgaaaaagaaaatatttcgatatattctttttttaaattgtgcggCCCAAACTAATTTCGGATTATTTCAGCACCTTtcgttttttctttgtttccgACCGCATCAACATGGCGCTTATCGTCACCGCAATATGAAGCGTCGGAAGCCTTTTGCTCCCCCGAGAGCGGCGGCATCACTCGAAAAAGCACCCCTGTCGCATTTGCCGCTTTCCCAAGACGCCGGTTACTTTGGTTTCATCGTAGCAACAGTAACAGagaacggcggcggcgggaggAGCTAAAGCTGAGGATGAGACGCGCAAAAAGAAACAATGCCTTTGGCGGACGCCTCGTGCCTCTCCGGCGGCGGACGGCGGGACGGCCCAAAGCAAACCCGCGCTTCGGTATCGGCTCCGGCGGACTTCTGGGAAAATGGCCCAAAAGGATCATCTGGTCCTCCGAAGGTAAGGGCCGACTCAGAAAAGAATTCCCTTTTGAATCCATCCAATCCTTTTCAGGGTTCTCGGGAGTGGCGTCCAAGTCACCTTGCGTGAGGCGGACGACACCATGGATTGATCCCGTCCGGCGCAGACCGACGGGTGAGCGCCCCATTCGCCATCGCCGCACCAACGCCGCTTTGTCACTCACTCTTTCTCCCAATTTCCCCATACCGACTCCCAGTCCCCGAAGCGACGCCCTAGACCGGTTCCAGTCCATTGCGGGGACAGCGGACCGGATGGGAATCGGGTGTCGTCATTGAGATGTGGTGGCCGAGCATACGGGTAGTACTCGTTCTTATCCTGTGGACGTATAGGAGTATCCGAGCGGAGCTGCAGACTCCACCCACGAAAGCCCGAGATTCCGAACCTGAAGTGGCGTAAAGACTTGATCTGGTTTAAGCGACACCCTTGGCAGAGTCGGGATCCGAACTTGAGGGAGAAGGACCGTCGGAGTGGAACTGGGCCATGTCCAACCGGGTGTGTCACTTTGACGCGGCGCAGCCCGTCGCCGCCACTTCGGAGAAACTTTACCAGAGCTACTTCCGGCGCCAGAGGCGACGGAACGTTCCGGCGCTGCTGCTGTTCGCCGCCCTCTTCAACGGCTTCGTGGTGGTCACGGGCGCCGCAGCGTACGGCCGGCGCCAGGGGGCCACGCtggcggcggccgccgccggcCTGCTGGCCGACGCCGCCTTCCACGAGCTGTACCGGCGCCGGTGGCTCCCTGCTTCACCGGTGTGGCGGGGGGGCGTCCCGTACCTCCTGTGGCTGACGGTCAGCCTCCACGTGCTGTGCTACGCCGGGCTGCGCTTCGGCCCCGCGTCCCAAGCCGGCGACGCGGTGGGCTGGcaggcttttttctctttctgCCTCTTCTTGACCCTGCCGCTCAAGCTGCCGGCCCTGCTGCTTCTCTCGGGGATCTCCTGCGGGATCCACGTCCTGCTCCTCGGGGGGACCGTGGCCCAGAGGTCGGAGGACTTGGATGGGCCCATGCTGGTCCGCCAGGTAAGCGGACGCCGGTCCATTTTACCTCGCTTCTTGTCGTCGTATGTTTTTTTTCGGGGCTCTGCGTTCCAGCTCTTGGCCAACGTGATGCTGTACCTGTGCGCCGCCGCGGCCGGAGCGGTGTGGTACCGCATGTCCGACGGGAAGTACCGGACGGCCTTTTTGGAGGCGCGGCAGTCGCTGGAGGTCAAACTCACGCTGGAGGAGGAGAGCACGCAACAGGTCCATCCGTCTGTCCGTGCGTCCGTCCGTGGGCCGAAACGCGAACCGCCGCCTGTTCCCGCCGCGCAGGAGGAGTTGCTGCTGTCCATCTTGCCAAAACACATCGCCGACGAGATGCTGCGGGGCTTGCAGGACCGGGCCGACCCGGACCGACGGCGCCAGCCGCTGCAGTTCAACACCATGTACATGTACCGCCACGAACATGTCAGGTTCGCCCAATCCCCCCTCTTGCGCTCGTATGCCGCTCGTTAGCATGTGCCGCGTGACGAGAAGTGGCGTTACAAAGTGGCCCAAAATTGTAGTCGAGGAAGGAGCGCCCACGGCAATTTTCCAAACTGTTTTCCCCCAGCATCCTGTTTGCCGACATCGTGGGCTTCACGCAACTGTCGTCCACTTGCAGCGCCCAAGAGCTGGTCAAGCTCCTCAACGAGCTCTTTGCCCGTTTCGACAAGCTGGCCGAGGTGAGCGGTCTCCTTCTCCGGTGGCGTTGTCGCTTGGCTCAATGTCTCATCGTGTCTTCCATCCTTCCTTCTCACGTCAGCGACACCATCAACTGCGGATCAAAATCTTGGGCGACTGCTACTACTGCATCTGCGGTCTCCCCGACTTCCGGGAGGACCACGCCGCCTGCTCCATCGCCATGGGACTCTCCATGGTGGAAGCCATCTCGTGAGCGGACGACCGTTTTTTATCGTCCCTGGGAATAACCGCCAGTGACTCCGCTCGGACGCCCGCCTCTCCGTTTCCCGTCAGTTACGTGCGAGAGAAGACCAAGACGGACGTGGACATGCGAGTGGGCGTCCACACGGGGACCGTGCTGGGCGGAGTCCTGGGACAGAAGCGCTGGCAGTTCGACGTTTGGTCCACCGACGTCACCGTGGCCAATAAAATGGAGTCTGGCGGGATTCCCGGGTAATAGCTGCCATACGCGCATCCGTAAATCACCTTGATTTTCTTCCGGTTTGGCTATACTGCGCCAGCAGGCGGGTGCATATTTCCCAGAGTACCAAGGAGAGTCTGCACGGGGAGTTTGAACTGGAGCCTGGCAACGGCGGCGAGAGGTGCGAGTACCTTCTGGACAAAGGCATCGCCACGTACTTGGTGGTAGTTCCCCAAAAGACGGCGCCCCAACCGCGTCCAAAGGTGAGCGCGCTCATCGGCGGCCCACGGCCGGAAACCACGGCGCTCGTTCGTCTTCTCCCAGGAGTCGGCCGTTTTGTCCACCGGAACGTCGCGGCTGTTGATCGATGCCGCGTACAACGGAAACGCGGCCTCCGGTGCTCCGGAATCGCCGTCTCGTCGGGAGGTAAGTCGCCGTTCGCTTACTTCTTTAGCCGGCGCTGCTGCTAACGCCCAAAACGGGCGCCGTATTGGTAGGGGCAACGAACGAGACCCATTTTGTCCACTGTCTCAGGGGTACCGTTCGCTGGCGGAACACGTGATCAACGCACGACTCCAGCGGGAGCtccgggagagagagacgcagcAAATGTGAGAAGGTCACGCCGGCCGAGGGCAAACGCGGAACGGTCCACCGACGCGCGACTGACTCCCAGCCCGCTCTAGATTGAAGAACGTCATCCGTCCCGTCTGGCTGAGCTTCGTGGACGCCGAGCTGGAGGCCCACTTCTCCTCGGAGAAGGAGAAGCGGAGCGCGGCGGCCCTGGGCTGCTGCGCCCTCGTGCTGCTCTTGGTCACCGCGATGGAGGTCTTCATCGACCCGCTGTAGGTTCCAACCCGTCAAACCTCGAATCGCCCAATTCAAAACGTATTTAAGAGTGTGTCACGGATCGCTTTGAATGACTGTTTGAGTCCGTAGATCACTTTTAGAAAGTATCCGTGCATGCTGATACGCGAGTCGTATCGTTGCAGACTGACGGTGAACTACGTGACGCTGGCCATCGGGGAAGTCCTCTTACTCATCCTGAGCGCGTGCTCCGCGGCGGCCTTCTACCCGCGGGTAAAGGCCAGAGCCAAAAAGGCCCGCCGTCGAGGCGCCGCCGCGCTAAAGCCGCCAAATGTGCCTAGTTTTTCTCCAAGAAGCTGGTATCCTTCTCTCTGTGGCTGGACCGCACGCGCTGGGCCAGAAACACGTGGGCTGCGGCGGCCATCTTTGTGATCACCATGGCCGTGATCGCCGACATGGTGAGTGGCGCTTTTCTTCTCTGGCTTTTTCACCCACGCGCCGCTCTCCTTCAGACTGGCATGTCTCCCCGCGGGCTCCATTAGTCGTCATTGTGTCGCGGGAGGGGCCCCGGGGAGGCCTCAGCGCACCGCGCTATCGTTTCGCTGACAGGCGGGAATGAAGAGGACGCTCCAGTAAACCTTCACTGTCATGAAACCCCCCAcagcccccaaaaaacaagattTATTGACTTCttccctgccattgatggcTGCAGACATCCAAAATGGGACAATATCAAATAGGAGCACTTTTAAAGGTCATATGTCCTTTTCAAACAGCGGGTGTCCCGTGTTCCCCCCCAGCTGAGCTGCGTCCCGCCTCGTCGGCGGGCAGTCAACGGCACTTTGGCGCCGTTGGGCAAGTGCGCCGAGAACCCCAAGCACTACGGCTCCATGGCCGTGGCGGCGTTGATGGCCGCCGCCGTGCTGGTGCAGGTGGGCCACCTGATCAAGCTGGGCCTGATGGCGCTGGTGGTGGCGGCCACGGGGGCCGTCAACATCCACGGCTGGCGGGACACCTACGATTTGTACGACTTTGTGCACTTTACCTCCCACGGGTCAGTGACGCCGCACGCTTTGCTTTTCTGACAgttggaaatgaatggaaaagccATTGAAAAGCTTGGCCTTCTCCTCGCAGGACACCCACGGTCCCGTCCAAGTACCTGATGACTGCCATGACGGCGGTGATGATGCTCTGCCTCTATCTGTTCTCCCGCCACGTAAGCCATTCTGCCGCCGCCACCGGCCGAGCCGCCGGTGCCTCCCGCCACTTGCGCCTGCGTgcgcctatgtgtgtgtgttacgcAGTCGGAGCGCCAATCCCGGGAGTTGTTCCTTTGGAAGGTGGGCGTGCACCGACAGAAGGAGAAAGTGCTGGAGATGAGACGCTGGAACGAAGCGCTGGTGGCCAACATGCTGCCCGAGCACGTGGCCAAGCACTTCCTGGGCACCAAGAAGCGAGACGAGGTGCGTCGCGGAGGGGGCATTGTTCGGGCGTTCCGACTGACATTCCAGAATGCCTGCCGTCCTCGCAGGAGCTGTACAGTCAAGCCTACCAAGAAGCGGGCGTGATGTTCGCCTCCATCCCCAACTTCTCCGACTTTTACACCGAAGAGAGCATCAACAACGGCGGCATCGAGTGCCTGCGGATCCTCAACGAGATCATCTCCGACTTTGACGCCGTGAGTGGCCTGGTGGGCCTCCGCCGCCGTCGCCACCGCGAGACGTCCCATGCGCTTTCCTCGGCAGTTGCTGGACAAGGACGAGTTCCGCCACATCACCAAGATCAAGACCATCGGGAGCACCTACATGGCGGCTTCGGGACTCGCCCCAGAAAGCCACGCCAAGGTCCATCGGGTGTGCGGCGGCAGACTCGGAGGTACGGCGGAGTCGTGTGAGAAAGGTGTGGCCTGCGCGCAGCCGCCGGCGGAGGACTGGCGCCACCTCGCCGACCTGGCGGACTTTGCTTTGGCCATGAAAGTCACCCTGGACAACCTCAACAAGCAGTCCTTCAATAACTTCATGCTCAGAATCGGTCAGGCTCTTCAGTCAGCTTTGCGCTAACCCGTCTGGTAGCGACACCAAAGTGGTTGGCTATTGATAAGAAATGGCGTTCGGTTATCAGTCACGCAAGCCTTTACGAATGCGCCGTTATGTTCCAGGTGTGAATAAAGGCGCCGTCCTGGCCGGCGTGATCGGCGCTCGCAAACCTCATTACGACATCTGGGGAAACACGGTCAACGTGGCCAGCAGGATGGAGTCCACCGGCGTCATGGGAAACATTCAGGTATAGGAACCGTAGGAACCGCCGTGCGTGCGCCACACGCCAGCTGATGCGAACAGGTTGCTTGTGGGCTCCCCCAGGTGGTGGAGGACTGCTACCACATCCTCAAGGACCACGGCTTCCGCTTTGTGCGAAGGGGCCCCATTTTC contains:
- the LOC144064192 gene encoding adenylate cyclase type 3-like isoform X5, with product MSNRVCHFDAAQPVAATSEKLYQSYFRRQRRRNVPALLLFAALFNGFVVVTGAAAYGRRQGATLAAAAAGLLADAAFHELYRRRWLPASPVWRGGVPYLLWLTVSLHVLCYAGLRFGPASQAGDAVGWQAFFSFCLFLTLPLKLPALLLLSGISCGIHVLLLGGTVAQRSEDLDGPMLVRQLLANVMLYLCAAAAGAVWYRMSDGKYRTAFLEARQSLEVKLTLEEESTQQEELLLSILPKHIADEMLRGLQDRADPDRRRQPLQFNTMYMYRHEHVSILFADIVGFTQLSSTCSAQELVKLLNELFARFDKLAERHHQLRIKILGDCYYCICGLPDFREDHAACSIAMGLSMVEAISYVREKTKTDVDMRVGVHTGTVLGGVLGQKRWQFDVWSTDVTVANKMESGGIPGRVHISQSTKESLHGEFELEPGNGGERCEYLLDKGIATYLVVVPQKTAPQPRPKESAVLSTGTSRLLIDAAYNGNAASGAPESPSRREGYRSLAEHVINARLQRELRERETQQILKNVIRPVWLSFVDAELEAHFSSEKEKRSAAALGCCALVLLLVTAMEVFIDPLLTVNYVTLAIGEVLLLILSACSAAAFYPRFFSKKLVSFSLWLDRTRWARNTWAAAAIFVITMAVIADMLSCVPPRRRAVNGTLAPLGKCAENPKHYGSMAVAALMAAAVLVQVGHLIKLGLMALVVAATGAVNIHGWRDTYDLYDFVHFTSHGTPTVPSKYLMTAMTAVMMLCLYLFSRHSERQSRELFLWKVGVHRQKEKVLEMRRWNEALVANMLPEHVAKHFLGTKKRDEELYSQAYQEAGVMFASIPNFSDFYTEESINNGGIECLRILNEIISDFDALLDKDEFRHITKIKTIGSTYMAASGLAPESHAKVHRVCGGRLGGTAESCEKGVACAQPPAEDWRHLADLADFALAMKVTLDNLNKQSFNNFMLRIGVNKGAVLAGVIGARKPHYDIWGNTVNVASRMESTGVMGNIQVVEDCYHILKDHGFRFVRRGPIFVKGKGELLTFFMKGKGLAKENASHVLSTTTLPRQAVRDISPQDP
- the LOC144064192 gene encoding adenylate cyclase type 3-like isoform X2 yields the protein MSNRVCHFDAAQPVAATSEKLYQSYFRRQRRRNVPALLLFAALFNGFVVVTGAAAYGRRQGATLAAAAAGLLADAAFHELYRRRWLPASPVWRGGVPYLLWLTVSLHVLCYAGLRFGPASQAGDAVGWQAFFSFCLFLTLPLKLPALLLLSGISCGIHVLLLGGTVAQRSEDLDGPMLVRQLLANVMLYLCAAAAGAVWYRMSDGKYRTAFLEARQSLEVKLTLEEESTQQEELLLSILPKHIADEMLRGLQDRADPDRRRQPLQFNTMYMYRHEHVSILFADIVGFTQLSSTCSAQELVKLLNELFARFDKLAERHHQLRIKILGDCYYCICGLPDFREDHAACSIAMGLSMVEAISYVREKTKTDVDMRVGVHTGTVLGGVLGQKRWQFDVWSTDVTVANKMESGGIPGRVHISQSTKESLHGEFELEPGNGGERCEYLLDKGIATYLVVVPQKTAPQPRPKESAVLSTGTSRLLIDAAYNGNAASGAPESPSRREGYRSLAEHVINARLQRELRERETQQILKNVIRPVWLSFVDAELEAHFSSEKEKRSAAALGCCALVLLLVTAMEVFIDPLLTVNYVTLAIGEVLLLILSACSAAAFYPRFFSKKLVSFSLWLDRTRWARNTWAAAAIFVITMAVIADMRVSRVPPQLSCVPPRRRAVNGTLAPLGKCAENPKHYGSMAVAALMAAAVLVQVGHLIKLGLMALVVAATGAVNIHGWRDTYDLYDFVHFTSHGTPTVPSKYLMTAMTAVMMLCLYLFSRHSERQSRELFLWKVGVHRQKEKVLEMRRWNEALVANMLPEHVAKHFLGTKKRDEELYSQAYQEAGVMFASIPNFSDFYTEESINNGGIECLRILNEIISDFDALLDKDEFRHITKIKTIGSTYMAASGLAPESHAKVHRVCGGRLGGTAESCEKGVACAQPPAEDWRHLADLADFALAMKVTLDNLNKQSFNNFMLRIGVNKGAVLAGVIGARKPHYDIWGNTVNVASRMESTGVMGNIQVVEDCYHILKDHGFRFVRRGPIFVKGKGELLTFFMKGKGLAKENASHVLSTTTLPRQAVRDISPQDP